The following nucleotide sequence is from Achromobacter spanius.
TCGCCTTCAAGGTCGGGGGACGGGCGTCGGTGCCGCCAGCGGCGCCCACTTCCTTGCCGCTGCGCACGCTGGGGCTGCTGGTCGCTTCGGTGCTGGCAGTGACGCTGGCCAGCCTGTCGACTCAATGGGGTTGGAACGCAGCGGGCATCGCAATAGGACTGGCCATCGCCGCGGCCGTTGCGCGCGTGGACTCGCGCGCCCACAACCGCTTGCTGCCCACGGGCGCCTACTCCATCGGCGCGCCACTGGGTGCGTTGTATGCCGTGATGTGCCTGGTGGTGGCGGCCATCGCCACCGAGATATTCGTACCCTACTTTCTGCAGATCATTCATGGGATGACGCCGTTGACCGCCGGCTACATGACGGCCGCGATGGGCGCGGGTTGGACGTTCGCCGCCATGCCCAGCGCCACACGCACCGGACCCGCCGCCGACCGCCTGGTGCGACTCAGCCCCGTCGTGATCCTGGCTTCGTTGATCGGGTTGTCGGTGATGACACCTCAAGCATCGATCCTGGCATCCGTCGCCGGACTCGTCGCATACATCGTTGCACTGATGGGCGTGGGTTTCGGTATTGGCCTTGCCTGGCCGCATCTGCTGACGAAAGTCTTCACGGTCGCCCCCAAGGGCGAGGAAACACTGACATCATCGTCGATCACCACCGTCCAACTTTATGCCGCCGCGCTGACCGCGGCGCTGGCGGGAGTGGTCGTCAATAGCGCCGGCCTGGCCGACCCCGGCGGCGTCGACGGAGCTCGCCACGCGGCGCGCTGGCTATTTGCCGCCTTTGCACTGGCGCCCGCGTTGGCGTTGCTGCTGCTGCCCAGAGTGACCCGCGCCACGTAAGCGCCCATTCGGCACCTGGCCCCGGCGCGTTACCGTCAGAACTTGGACTATTCGAACCGCAAATACAGCAAAGGCGGTATAGAACGTCACACGTGTCTTTGCTACGCTCACAGGCACCTGAAGAAGGTGGCGCCCATGAGCAACAAGATTCGAGTCCTTTGCGTTCAGCCCTCGTCCGTGGCCGCACGATTCGCCTTCATGGCGATCGCTCTGCGGTGGTCTTTGGGCGTTACCCCGCGCCCTACGCGGTTGATGATCGGGCCGCATGACCTGGAGCCGATCGGGTCGGAACCCGCCTTCTGGCGTTTCGCGATGCGGCATGCTCTCTTTGGCCAATCGTTCCTGGTGACGCGCGGCGGCCACTGGGACGTGGCGGCGTCGGTGGATGGAGACGAAGTCCATGCTTTTGGGCGAAAATTTGCCCTTAGCCAGTGCCTGTATTAAATACTTCCGGATTGCATGCGGCGGCGCGATCAATGCCCAGGGATTAACGCCCGGGATTCGCCCCATTCACATGCCTGAACCGGGCTTGCGTTGAAAGGCCGCCATTTCCTCGGCAGTCCAACGCTGCCGCGCTTCGTCTTGACAGCACGAGCGAAAGACCAGGGCGCCTACGTCCAGGAATCGGTCCACATCCGCATCCGTCAGCTTGCCCTGCACCTGCAACAGGCAATCCGCGTAGGCGGACAGCACCCCATCCCAACCGTCCAACTGGTCCGACGCGACGGGTTGAGAAATCATGCGCGCCATCATTTCACTATGGTCCATTCGAATGCCCCCCTCGGATACCGCACCCTCGCCGGCGCGCGCCGACCGTGCGTGCCCGATATCCAGCAAGTGCCATGCCCAAATCCCATCGACAGCTAGGCTCATGCTCTGGAAAGACATCTGCTGACTAACGCCGTGGCGCCACATCCGGCGCCCTGCCCCGCAACAGCGCGTCGGGATGCGTCTGAAGATAATCGGATAGCTCCCGCAACGAGCGGGCGGCTCGGCTCAGCTCGCGCAGGGCGGTGTCGGTGCTCAATGGCAAACCTGAATCAGGCGTCAGCAGCGCGCTCAAGGCAGCGAGTGACCGGTTGGCTTGTCGCAGCATGGCCTGCGCCTCGGGAGCCAACTGCGTATCCATGCGCTTGAGCAGACGGGACGCGCCGCGCAGCGCGCCCGCCAGCTCCGCGCCAATGGCATCAAACGGCACGTTGTCGACCTTGGTCAGAATGCTGTTCAACTGCTGCTGCAACTGATCCAGGTTGTTCGGCACGGTGGGGATGAAAGGTCGGTCTTCCATCTTGAATGCTACCGGTGGCGCATCGGGAAATTCGGCCAGCGCCACATACAGTTGGCCCGTCAGCAAGTTGCCGATACGTAACTGCGCCCGCGTACCGCGCTCCACCATCGCGGTCAGCAATTTGCCGCTTGGGTGGGAGGTATCGGCGCCCGAAAACTCTTTGATGCGCCGGAAGGTTTGCCCTCCCAAGCGTTCGGGATAGACCGTGGCGGAGACCTCCGCAAAGAACAGTTTGGTGACGTCGTCGAAATCCAGGTTGATCGCGTCCACCTGCCCGATGATGACCCCGTAGGCGTCAATCGGTGCGCCGACCGTCAGGCCACGCACCGATTGGTTGAAGCGCATGCGAATCCGCAACGGCACGCCATCTGGCTGGGCGCGGGCAGCGGCTTCATTGGGATAGATGGTGTAGGTGGCGCCGTCTGCGGCGGCTTGGGGCCCGCTCTGGTTCAATGTATCGAAGGCCACGCCGCCGATGAGCACCGACACCAGCGACTGCGACCGCATTTGCAAGCCACGCGAGTCCACGCTGAAATCCACACCGCTTGCATTCCAGAAGCGCGTACTGGGGTTGACGTAGGCATCATTGGGCGCATCAATAAAGACTTGCACGTCCACGCCATCCCCGCCCTTGGACAGGCGGTAGCTCACCACCTGTCCCACCGGAATACGGCGGAAATACACGGGCGAGCCGATATCCAGGGAACCCAGATCGGCAGCATGCAGCGTAAAACGCTTGCCGGCGCGATCCTGAGCCACTTCAGGCGGTATTTCCAGACCAGTGAATTGGGTTTTCCGTTCGCCCGAAGCCCCCTCTTTTCCCGCGCTACCCACCGGGTCCAGACCAATGTAGGAGCCCGACAGCAGCGTGCCCAGGCCGGAGACGCCACTAAGGGTCAAGCGCGGCCTGACCACCCAAAATACGGTGCCCTCCCGCAGCAGGCTGGCGGCGTCATTGTCAACGCGAATGGTCACCACCACACCGTTGCGTTCAGGGTTCAGGCTGACGCGCTCCACCAGTCCGACCGTGACCTCTTTGTACCGGACCTGCGTCTTGCCGGCTTCCAGCCCTTCGGCCGTTTGGAAGTGGATGGTAGCCGTGGGACCCGCGTTCAGCCAGGCCTGCACCACCAGCAGCAATCCGCCGATCACGGCAACCACCGGCACCAGCCATATCCACGAGATGCGGCGGCGCGCTTTGCGCGACGCAACGGTTGCTGCGGCGGAACCAGACTCAGCCATCGAGGATATCTCCTTCGTGTACGCAGCAGACCCGATCGCCCGCCAGCAAGCGCCTGGAATAGCGGGTAGCATGGCCCTCCTATTTGGAGGAAGTCAACGTGAATATCGCCATCCGCCCCGCGACCCTCTCGGACGCGGCCCAGATCTATGCCTTCATCACTGAACTGGCCGTCTACGAACGCGCCGCGCATGAAGTGATCGCAAGCGCCGACGACGTCGCCCGTACCCTGTTTGCCCCCGGGGCGCCCGCCAAGGCCCTGATGTGCCTAGCGGACGGGAAACCCATTGGGTACGCCGTCTATTTCTACAGCTATTCCACCTGGCTAGGCAAGAACGGCATTTACCTGGAAGACCTGTACATCACTCCCGAGCACCGCGGCATTGGCGCCGGACGCGACCTGCTGCGCCATTTGGCGCAGGAAGCGGTGGCCAACGGCTGCGGCAGGCTGGAATGGAGCGTGCTGGACTGGAACCAGCCAGCCATTGATTTTTATGTGTCGATCGGCGCGAGGCCGCTGGATGAATGGGTGCGCTACCGCCTGACGGACGATGCACTCAAGCAATTCGCGGAAGGCCGCCGCCAGCCGGCCTAGAACTCGGGCAGATCAAACAGCGTGTGCAGTGTGGAGCTGGGCGCGGGCACCGACGCAAGCACCTCGCGCCCGGCGTCGGTCAACAGGACTCGGACGGGGCGCAGCGCCACACTGGTGCCGTCCACGCTGATGGCGGTTTCCACGTCCGCCCCGCCCTTGATCATGTCGATCACCTCGGACGCCGACGCCGTAGCGGGTTCGGTGACCCAGCCCGGCACACCACGCTCGGCCTGGCCCCAACGCACATAGGCGATGTGCCCGCTGATGGGTTCTTTTCGAACGGCGACGATCACATAAAAAGACATCCAGGCCTCCCTAAAGTGGTGTGGCCAGGATCGTATAGCAAGTTGACGGGGGCGGCATACCCGCCCCCATCACGGTTCGATATCGATGGCGGCAAAGGATTTCACCAGATCGTCCAGTTGCTTGAGCTGGGTCAGGAAGGGTTCAAGCTTGTCCAACGGCAACGCGCTGGGACCGTCGCACTTGGCATTTTTGGGGTCGGGGTGGGCCTCCAGGAACAGGCCCGCCAAGCCAACGGCCATTCCAGCACGGGCCAGTTCGGCCACCTGCGCGCGCCGGCCGCCCGATGCCGCATCCAGCGCCGAGCGCTGCTGCAAGGCGTGCGTTACGTCAAAAATCAGCGGACGGTTGTTCGTCACTTTTTTCATGACGCCGAACCCCAGCATGTCGACCACCAGATTGTCGTAGCCGAAGCTGGTGCCACGGTCGCACAGAATCAGCTTGTCGTTACCGGCTTCGGTGAACTTCTCAACAATATTCAGCATCTGGGTCGGGCTGAGAAACTGGGGCTTCTTGATGTTGACCACGCGCTGGGTCTGCGCCAGCGCCACCACCAGATCCGTCTGCCGGGCCAGGAAGGCGGGCAACTGCAGGATGTCGGCCACTTCCGCGACCGGCGCGGCCTGCCAGGGTTCGTGAACGTCAGTAATGACCGGCACGCCGAATTCCTTCTTGACCGCTTCGAAGATCTTCATGCCCTCTTCCAGGCCCGGCCCCCGGTAGGAATGGATTGACGAGCGGTTCGCCTTGTCGAAGGATGCCTTGAACACGTAGGGAATGCCCAGCTTGCGCGTCACGCGTTGGTATTCTTCGCACGCGCGGAGCGCCAGATCCAGGGATTCCAGTACGTTGATACCGCCAAACAGCACGAAGGGGCGATCATTGGCGCAGTGGATCGACGAAGAAATAGCGACTTCTGGGGCGGTCATGATGGGCGAATCCTGTAAAAATTTTGCGGGTGACAGTGCGTAATGTACAACCTGCCCAAACCGAAAAATGCATGCGCCGCCCAAGACGGCCCAGCGGCTCGGGTCGACGTCCTCTCTGCTCTTGATGGCGTTATCGCTGGACGCGACCGATATCCCTGTCCACAATGACCCGTCACGGACCGGCCATTGTGCCGGCCAGCATTCGACTCAAAGGCGGACTCATGGGTTTTTTAGACACACTGTTCCGGCGCACGCCCTCGCCGGACCAGTTCGCCAAGCTGTTCGTGGCAGCGGCGCGCAAACAAGGCTTCGACGGTGATGTCGTCTACAAGGCCGACGAATTCCGGCTGCTTCTGGGCGAAGGCTCGTACTTCAATCTGCATAATGCCTACCACGCCTACTGCAACACGCAGGGGGCGCAGCAAAAGCGCGCCTTGCAGGGTTATGTATCAGCCTTGGCCGGCAGCAAGCAGACGACGCCCCAGCGGGCCACCGAAATCAGGCCGATGCTTCGCGCCGTGATCCGCAGCCGTACCGCGCTGGAGGACGTGCGCCTGCATCACGTTCGCACTGAAGGAGACGATAGCGCCTTCCACCCTGCTTTCCAGCCATTTGGCGACGATTGCGTGGTGCTGCTGGCGCTGGACCACCCCGACGCAATCTCCACACTGACCAACGGCCCCGAAGCCGCATGGCAGTTGACGTACGACGAGGCCCTGGCCATTGCCATCGACAACCTGCGCGACGCCCCGGACAACTTCACCGAACTTGCACCCGGCGTTTTCCGTGGAGGATGGGGCGACGGTTACGACATCAGCCGTGCCTTGCTGCCCGACATGATCGAACGCGTGCCGGTACGTGGCAGACCGGTCTTCATGATGCCCACGCGCGATGTGCTGCTTGTTACCGGTGACAACGACATCAACGGCATGACCGCGATGGTTGAACTGTGCCAGCAGGCGCTTACGCAAGGCCGTTCGGTCAGCGCGCACATGTACCACTACAACGAGCGACAAGCACTGCGCTATGTACCGAAAGAATCATCGCTCGCGCAACGCCAGGCGCACCTGGCCCGCCTGCTCGACAAGTCCGACTACGACGCGCAGAAGGCCACGCTGGACCATATCCACGAAGAACAGGGCATGGACATCTACGTGGCCAACTACAACCTGTTCACCGCGGATGACGATCCAGTCACGTCGTTCTCGTTGGCATCATGGACGCGCGGGGTGGACACATCCCTGCCCAAGGTGGATCGCCTGGCGCTTGTACGCCCCGAGGCCGAAGACGAGATCGGCGAAGTCCGGGTGGTGTCATGGGAACAGTCGGCACATCTGCTGGAGCCGCTGCTGAGCAAAGAACCGGGGTACCCGATCCGGTATCGCACTCGCGGCTTTCCTGAAGATGCCCAGCTTGCCGAATTGGACGAAGTACCGTAGCAAGTGCGGCAGCCTCAGCCCTTGAGCTGCCGCGCCTCCAGGCTCCACAACACGGGGTCGCTGGTGGACACCCCCACCGCGCCGTGCTTCATGGCAATGCCGATGTCCGCCTGGTTGCTGACGAACCCCGATGCAACAATGGGTGGCAGCGCTTGCAAGTCTTGCTTGGCCATGTGCGTCAGCATGGGCGCGGGCATCAGCTGAACCAGATTCGGGTCGCTTTGTTCCAGCGCCTTGACGCTGCGCGGCCAGGTCGAGCGGTCGGTCACAAACACCTTTTGCATCGTGACCATGCCCGCCCGGTTGGCGCGCTGGATGGTGGCCACGCGGGTGGATACCAGGCTGGCCACACCGATGTCGGCCAGGTACTCCACCCCACCCTTGTCCTGCGACAGGCCCTCGCAACTGTCGATATTGACGATGGCGAATTTGCCCGCGCGGTTCAAGGTGGCGATGACGGGCGCCAGCTTGCGCAGTTCGACGTTGGCGACGATACCGATTTCGGCCACGCTGCCCACGAAGGTATTGATCTGCTCAAGCCCGTACAAAGTCGCAATGACCGGGTGACGCGCCAGGCATGCCCCAAATGACCTATCCATGGTTATCGATCTTCCTGACCGTAAAAGCGCTGATCGCTCAAGCCCAGCTTGCCGGGATTCAACAGGTTTTGCGGGTCCAGTTGGCGTTTGACGGCAAGCATCACGTTGAACGCGCCGCCCAGCGATTCCTGCATGTACGGCGCCCGCAACAGGCCCACGCCATGGTGATGGCTGAGCGCGGCATTATATTTAATCAGCACGGCGTTGGCGGCATCCCAGGCAGCGCGATACCACGTGCCGCGCTGCTCAACCGCAACGTCACCGCGCAACGAAAAATACAGGCAGGCGCCGTCCACGTAGGCATGCGACTGATGCGCGGACCCCGCCAGCGTGCCCGGCACCGCGTTCACCGCCGCCACCACCTCGTCGTAGATGGCGGCCAGATCGCTCCAACGTCCCGACATTTCCAGCGTATCGGCCACGAAGCCGGGGCTGCGCTTGAAGCCTTCGGCGCTCTTTCCAGTCAGGTAGCGCGTTTCCAGCCAGCGTTCGAAGATGGCGTCGCCGTCGAGTTTTTCGCCCAGCTCCTCGCAGACGCCTTCGCTTATCTGCATGACCGCGTCGACCATCTGGCGCGCGCCCTCGTCGGCCACCAGCAACACGTTCAGGTCAGGCCGGTTGAACTGCACGCCGCTTTCCAATTCGTCGTACAGGCGCAGCGCCGCGGGGTTTGCGCCGCGCTGCATGATCTCGCGGCAGGCATCCAGGCCGATGGCAAAGGTCTTGAAACCGTAGGCGATGGCGCGGCCATAGTCGGGTAACCGATGTAGCTTCAGCCGCAAGCGCACAATCACGCCCAGCGTGCCTTCCGACCCGATAAACAACTGCTGAAGGTCCGGCCCCACCGCCGCGCGCGAGTAACCGCCCACCGAGACCAGGCTGCCATCCGCCAGCACCACGTCCATGCCGAACACCATGTCTTCGATCTTGCCGTAGCGCGTGGACAGTTGCCCCGCCCCGCGGCAGGCCGCCCAGCCGCCCACGGTGCTGATGCCGAACGACGACGGCCAATGGCCCATCGTCAATCCGTATTCGTTCTGGATGGTCTGTTCAAACACATCGCCGAACATGCCGGCTTCGACGTCCACAATCTGGCTGTCGCGGTCCACCCCGATCAGCTTGTTCAATTGGCACACATCCAGCACGATGCCGCCGCGCACGGGCAAGGCCGCGCCGGTGACGTTGCTGCGGCCGGCTGACACGGTGACCGGAATCCCTTCCGCATGCGCAAGACGCATGACGGCCTGCACCTGCTCCACCGACGACACCGCCACGATCACCGCGTGTGGGGTCGCGGGCTTGCCGCCCGTCTCCGACACCATCGACCCCGCCCACCAGTCGCGGGTCCAGGCCACCACGTCGCCCGTGGCGGTCAACACGTTGTCGGCCACATGGCGCAAGGCGTCAAGCTGGGCGTCGGTGACGCGCACGGGGTCGCGCTGCAAGCCGGGTTCGGTGCCGGAGTCCGTCAGCGTTGCCGCATAGGCTGGCGGCGTGTGTGCGCCCACCACGTAGTTGCCCCGGTTGTAGCCGCGCTTGATGGCTTCTTTACTGATCATTCTTCGTCTCCCATGAGTATGGATTTTTCGAGCTTGATAGCAGCCAGGTAATCGTTGACCTGCTGCGCGATGGTGGCGGGCGGCAAACCGAGTTCCGCCTGCAAGATCTGTCCCACCCGGCCAGCCGCGTGCGCCGAG
It contains:
- a CDS encoding MFS transporter yields the protein MATTPTLESSASWGDLLHGANALRSIALAGGVALHAINVYIVTTILPSIIQDIGGLEYYAWNTTLFVVTSIVGSALSAKLIETLGPRNAYLLAVAVFSSGAIICALAPGMPVLLVGRSVQGLGGGILFALSYALIRLVFDAPLWTRAMALVSCMWGVATLSGPAIGGIFAQTGHWRMAFWALLPVAAALALIVAFKVGGRASVPPAAPTSLPLRTLGLLVASVLAVTLASLSTQWGWNAAGIAIGLAIAAAVARVDSRAHNRLLPTGAYSIGAPLGALYAVMCLVVAAIATEIFVPYFLQIIHGMTPLTAGYMTAAMGAGWTFAAMPSATRTGPAADRLVRLSPVVILASLIGLSVMTPQASILASVAGLVAYIVALMGVGFGIGLAWPHLLTKVFTVAPKGEETLTSSSITTVQLYAAALTAALAGVVVNSAGLADPGGVDGARHAARWLFAAFALAPALALLLLPRVTRAT
- a CDS encoding intermembrane transport protein PqiB; translated protein: MAESGSAAATVASRKARRRISWIWLVPVVAVIGGLLLVVQAWLNAGPTATIHFQTAEGLEAGKTQVRYKEVTVGLVERVSLNPERNGVVVTIRVDNDAASLLREGTVFWVVRPRLTLSGVSGLGTLLSGSYIGLDPVGSAGKEGASGERKTQFTGLEIPPEVAQDRAGKRFTLHAADLGSLDIGSPVYFRRIPVGQVVSYRLSKGGDGVDVQVFIDAPNDAYVNPSTRFWNASGVDFSVDSRGLQMRSQSLVSVLIGGVAFDTLNQSGPQAAADGATYTIYPNEAAARAQPDGVPLRIRMRFNQSVRGLTVGAPIDAYGVIIGQVDAINLDFDDVTKLFFAEVSATVYPERLGGQTFRRIKEFSGADTSHPSGKLLTAMVERGTRAQLRIGNLLTGQLYVALAEFPDAPPVAFKMEDRPFIPTVPNNLDQLQQQLNSILTKVDNVPFDAIGAELAGALRGASRLLKRMDTQLAPEAQAMLRQANRSLAALSALLTPDSGLPLSTDTALRELSRAARSLRELSDYLQTHPDALLRGRAPDVAPRR
- a CDS encoding GNAT family N-acetyltransferase; this translates as MNIAIRPATLSDAAQIYAFITELAVYERAAHEVIASADDVARTLFAPGAPAKALMCLADGKPIGYAVYFYSYSTWLGKNGIYLEDLYITPEHRGIGAGRDLLRHLAQEAVANGCGRLEWSVLDWNQPAIDFYVSIGARPLDEWVRYRLTDDALKQFAEGRRQPA
- the kdsA gene encoding 3-deoxy-8-phosphooctulonate synthase; amino-acid sequence: MTAPEVAISSSIHCANDRPFVLFGGINVLESLDLALRACEEYQRVTRKLGIPYVFKASFDKANRSSIHSYRGPGLEEGMKIFEAVKKEFGVPVITDVHEPWQAAPVAEVADILQLPAFLARQTDLVVALAQTQRVVNIKKPQFLSPTQMLNIVEKFTEAGNDKLILCDRGTSFGYDNLVVDMLGFGVMKKVTNNRPLIFDVTHALQQRSALDAASGGRRAQVAELARAGMAVGLAGLFLEAHPDPKNAKCDGPSALPLDKLEPFLTQLKQLDDLVKSFAAIDIEP
- a CDS encoding glycerol-3-phosphate responsive antiterminator; its protein translation is MDRSFGACLARHPVIATLYGLEQINTFVGSVAEIGIVANVELRKLAPVIATLNRAGKFAIVNIDSCEGLSQDKGGVEYLADIGVASLVSTRVATIQRANRAGMVTMQKVFVTDRSTWPRSVKALEQSDPNLVQLMPAPMLTHMAKQDLQALPPIVASGFVSNQADIGIAMKHGAVGVSTSDPVLWSLEARQLKG
- a CDS encoding FAD-binding oxidoreductase yields the protein MISKEAIKRGYNRGNYVVGAHTPPAYAATLTDSGTEPGLQRDPVRVTDAQLDALRHVADNVLTATGDVVAWTRDWWAGSMVSETGGKPATPHAVIVAVSSVEQVQAVMRLAHAEGIPVTVSAGRSNVTGAALPVRGGIVLDVCQLNKLIGVDRDSQIVDVEAGMFGDVFEQTIQNEYGLTMGHWPSSFGISTVGGWAACRGAGQLSTRYGKIEDMVFGMDVVLADGSLVSVGGYSRAAVGPDLQQLFIGSEGTLGVIVRLRLKLHRLPDYGRAIAYGFKTFAIGLDACREIMQRGANPAALRLYDELESGVQFNRPDLNVLLVADEGARQMVDAVMQISEGVCEELGEKLDGDAIFERWLETRYLTGKSAEGFKRSPGFVADTLEMSGRWSDLAAIYDEVVAAVNAVPGTLAGSAHQSHAYVDGACLYFSLRGDVAVEQRGTWYRAAWDAANAVLIKYNAALSHHHGVGLLRAPYMQESLGGAFNVMLAVKRQLDPQNLLNPGKLGLSDQRFYGQEDR